The following are encoded in a window of Ricinus communis isolate WT05 ecotype wild-type chromosome 4, ASM1957865v1, whole genome shotgun sequence genomic DNA:
- the LOC8278315 gene encoding galactinol--sucrose galactosyltransferase isoform X2 gives MAPTRSKDSTQAMGLSDGELSLTFEKSTFLVNNYPILKQVPNNIVVTSSPSISAGDTKNTTGCFLGFDAAEPNSRHVAPIGELTGIRFMSIFRFKPWWSTHWIGQNGKDVEVETQMMILDKNHSGRPYVLLLPLIEGSFRSSLQAGVDNYVDICVESGSSQVCESRFRTFLYMHVGYDPYRLVRDAMKVVRVHLGSFRLLEEKTPPSILDKFGWCTWDAVYREVDPKSVRDGVKGLAEGGCPPQWVLIDDGWQSICHDDQDPILDTEGMDRMVAGTTGANESPRLKTFEFNYKFRDYESPRVPSNKGMGAFIRDLKEEFRTVDNVYVWHALLGYWGGVRPNAPGMPESNVVVPRLSQGLKKSMDDLAVNNILTCGLGFVPPELAYRLYDGLHSHLVSEGIDGVKIDAIHLLEMISEDNGGRVEIARAYYKALSDSVRRYFNGNGVVASMEQGNDFMFLGTEVISLGRAGDPRGSFWLQGCHMVHCAYNSLWLANFIYPDWDMFQTTHPLAEFHAASRAISGGPIYISDRIGEHNFKLLKRLMLPDGSILRCQSYALPTRDCLFDDPLHDGKTMLKIWNLNRYTGMLGLFNCQGGGWCCISRRHKGEPKFSNRLDCLASPKDIEWKNGNVNPVPQIQGDTTFAVYSFLEEKLKLMKLTERLEFSLEPFTYELLTVSPVHFLTGKLIKFAPIGLVNMLNSGGAIQSLDYEESESRVKIEVKGSGEMRMFASEEPRTCRIDGAGVEFCYDDYMISIQVPWPPGFSLIEYLF, from the exons ATGGCACCAACCCGAAGCAAAGATAGCACACAAGCAATGGGACTTTCTGACGGGGAATTATCACTCACATTTGAAAAATCAACCTTTCTTGTCAACAACTACCCGATTCTCAAACAAGTCCCTAACAACATTGTTGTTACATCATCACCTTCCATTTCTGCCGGAGATACCAAAAACACAACAGGCTGCTTCTTGGGTTTTGATGCGGCTGAGCCTAACAGTCGGCATGTTGCACCTATTGGCGAACTTACTGGCATAAGGTTCATGAGTATATTTAGGTTCAAACCGTGGTGGAGCACTCACTGGATTGGCCAAAATGGAAAAGATGTGGAGGTCGAGACCCAGAtgatgattttggacaaaAACCATTCTGGTCGGCCTTATGTTCTTCTACTCCCACTTATTGAAGGGTCCTTCAGGTCTTCACTTCAGGCTGGGGTTGATAACTACGTAGATATCTGTGTAGAAAGTGGATCTAGTCAGGTGTGTGAATCTAGGTTTAgaacttttttatatatgcatgTCGGCTATGATCCATATAGGCTTGTTAGGGATGCCATGAAAGTGGTTAGAGTCCACTTGGGTAGTTTTAGGCTTTTGGAAGAGAAAACACCGCCAAGTATTCTGGACAAATTTGGTTGGTGCACTTGGGATGCAGTTTACCGTGAGGTCGATCCTAAATCTGTAAGAGATGGGGTGAAGGGACTAGCAGAAGGAGGGTGCCCTCCACAGTGGGTACTTATTGATGATGGTTGGCAATCTATATGCCATGATGACCAAGATCCAATTCTTGATACAGAAGGCATGGATAGAATGGTTGCTGGAACCACTGGCGCGAATGAGAGTCCTAGATTGAAAACTTTTGAgttcaattataaatttagagaCTATGAGAGTCCTAGGGTGCCCTCTAATAAGGGTATGGGTGCTTTTATTAGGGATCTCAAAGAGGAATTTAGGACTGTGGATAATGTATATGTTTGGCATGCATTGCTTGGATATTGGGGCGGGGTTAGACCCAATGCGCCAGGCATGCCTGAGTCTAATGTCGTTGTTCCTAGATTATCACAAGGCTTGAAGAAGTCGATGGATGATTTGGCTGTGAACAACATACTGACGTGTGGACTTGGTTTTGTCCCACCGGAGCTGGCTTATAGGCTATACGATGGGCTTCACTCTCATCTTGTATCCGAAGGGATTGATGGTGTCAAGATTGATGCAATTCAT TTGCTAGAGATGATATCAGAGGATAATGGGGGGCGAGTGGAAATTGCCAGAGCTTATTACAAGGCACTGAGTGATTCTGTGAGGAGATATTTCAATGGAAATGGTGTTGTTGCTAGCATGGAGCAAGGCAATGACTTCATGTTCCTAGGAACCGAGGTCATATCCCTTGGGCGTGCTG GGGACCCACGTGGGTCATTTTGGCTACAAGGGTGTCATATGGTGCACTGTGCCTATAATAGCCTGTGGCTAGCCAATTTCATATACCCAGATTGGGACATGTTTCAAACTACTCACCCTTTAGCAGAATTTCATGCTGCATCAAGGGCCATTTCTGGAGGACCAATTTATATAAGCGACCGTATAGGAGAACACAACTTCAAGCTGCTAAAGAGGCTGATGTTGCCGGATGGTTCCATCCTACGTTGCCAATCTTATGCACTTCCTACTAGAGATTGCCTATTTGATGACCCTTTACACGATGGAAAAACAATGCTTAAGATTTGGAACCTCAACAGA TATACAGGAATGCTTGGACTGTTTAATTGTCAAGGAGGAGGATGGTGCTGTATTTCAAGAAGACACAAAGGTGAACCCAAGTTTTCAAATAGGTTAGACTGTTTGGCAAGTCCCAAAGATATTGAATGGAAAAATGGAAATGTCAACCCAGTTCCTCAGATACAAGGAGATACCACATTTGCCGTGTACTCATTCCTGGAAGAGAAGCTGAAGCTGATGAAGCTAACAGAAAGATTAGAGTTCTCACTCGAGCCATTTACTTATGAACTACTTACAGTTTCTCCAGTGCACTTCTTGACAgggaaattaataaaatttgctCCAATTGGATTAGTGAATATGCTGAATTCTGGTGGTGCAATTCAGAGCCTGGACTATGAGGAGAGTGAAAGTCGGGTTAAGATTGAAGTGAAGGGGAGTGGGGAAATGAGAATGTTTGCGTCAGAAGAGCCAAGAACATGCAGGATCGATGGCGCAGGTGTGGAGTTCTGTTATGATGATTATATGATCAGCATTCAAGTGCCCTGGCCGCCtggattttctttaattgaatACTTGTTCTGA
- the LOC8278315 gene encoding galactinol--sucrose galactosyltransferase isoform X1 — MAPTRSKDSTQAMGLSDGELSLTFEKSTFLVNNYPILKQVPNNIVVTSSPSISAGDTKNTTGCFLGFDAAEPNSRHVAPIGELTGIRFMSIFRFKPWWSTHWIGQNGKDVEVETQMMILDKNHSGRPYVLLLPLIEGSFRSSLQAGVDNYVDICVESGSSQVCESRFRTFLYMHVGYDPYRLVRDAMKVVRVHLGSFRLLEEKTPPSILDKFGWCTWDAVYREVDPKSVRDGVKGLAEGGCPPQWVLIDDGWQSICHDDQDPILDTEGMDRMVAGTTGANESPRLKTFEFNYKFRDYESPRVPSNKGMGAFIRDLKEEFRTVDNVYVWHALLGYWGGVRPNAPGMPESNVVVPRLSQGLKKSMDDLAVNNILTCGLGFVPPELAYRLYDGLHSHLVSEGIDGVKIDAIHLLEMISEDNGGRVEIARAYYKALSDSVRRYFNGNGVVASMEQGNDFMFLGTEVISLGRAGDDFWVTDPAGDPRGSFWLQGCHMVHCAYNSLWLANFIYPDWDMFQTTHPLAEFHAASRAISGGPIYISDRIGEHNFKLLKRLMLPDGSILRCQSYALPTRDCLFDDPLHDGKTMLKIWNLNRYTGMLGLFNCQGGGWCCISRRHKGEPKFSNRLDCLASPKDIEWKNGNVNPVPQIQGDTTFAVYSFLEEKLKLMKLTERLEFSLEPFTYELLTVSPVHFLTGKLIKFAPIGLVNMLNSGGAIQSLDYEESESRVKIEVKGSGEMRMFASEEPRTCRIDGAGVEFCYDDYMISIQVPWPPGFSLIEYLF; from the exons ATGGCACCAACCCGAAGCAAAGATAGCACACAAGCAATGGGACTTTCTGACGGGGAATTATCACTCACATTTGAAAAATCAACCTTTCTTGTCAACAACTACCCGATTCTCAAACAAGTCCCTAACAACATTGTTGTTACATCATCACCTTCCATTTCTGCCGGAGATACCAAAAACACAACAGGCTGCTTCTTGGGTTTTGATGCGGCTGAGCCTAACAGTCGGCATGTTGCACCTATTGGCGAACTTACTGGCATAAGGTTCATGAGTATATTTAGGTTCAAACCGTGGTGGAGCACTCACTGGATTGGCCAAAATGGAAAAGATGTGGAGGTCGAGACCCAGAtgatgattttggacaaaAACCATTCTGGTCGGCCTTATGTTCTTCTACTCCCACTTATTGAAGGGTCCTTCAGGTCTTCACTTCAGGCTGGGGTTGATAACTACGTAGATATCTGTGTAGAAAGTGGATCTAGTCAGGTGTGTGAATCTAGGTTTAgaacttttttatatatgcatgTCGGCTATGATCCATATAGGCTTGTTAGGGATGCCATGAAAGTGGTTAGAGTCCACTTGGGTAGTTTTAGGCTTTTGGAAGAGAAAACACCGCCAAGTATTCTGGACAAATTTGGTTGGTGCACTTGGGATGCAGTTTACCGTGAGGTCGATCCTAAATCTGTAAGAGATGGGGTGAAGGGACTAGCAGAAGGAGGGTGCCCTCCACAGTGGGTACTTATTGATGATGGTTGGCAATCTATATGCCATGATGACCAAGATCCAATTCTTGATACAGAAGGCATGGATAGAATGGTTGCTGGAACCACTGGCGCGAATGAGAGTCCTAGATTGAAAACTTTTGAgttcaattataaatttagagaCTATGAGAGTCCTAGGGTGCCCTCTAATAAGGGTATGGGTGCTTTTATTAGGGATCTCAAAGAGGAATTTAGGACTGTGGATAATGTATATGTTTGGCATGCATTGCTTGGATATTGGGGCGGGGTTAGACCCAATGCGCCAGGCATGCCTGAGTCTAATGTCGTTGTTCCTAGATTATCACAAGGCTTGAAGAAGTCGATGGATGATTTGGCTGTGAACAACATACTGACGTGTGGACTTGGTTTTGTCCCACCGGAGCTGGCTTATAGGCTATACGATGGGCTTCACTCTCATCTTGTATCCGAAGGGATTGATGGTGTCAAGATTGATGCAATTCAT TTGCTAGAGATGATATCAGAGGATAATGGGGGGCGAGTGGAAATTGCCAGAGCTTATTACAAGGCACTGAGTGATTCTGTGAGGAGATATTTCAATGGAAATGGTGTTGTTGCTAGCATGGAGCAAGGCAATGACTTCATGTTCCTAGGAACCGAGGTCATATCCCTTGGGCGTGCTG GGGATGATTTTTGGGTCACTGACCCTGCAGGGGACCCACGTGGGTCATTTTGGCTACAAGGGTGTCATATGGTGCACTGTGCCTATAATAGCCTGTGGCTAGCCAATTTCATATACCCAGATTGGGACATGTTTCAAACTACTCACCCTTTAGCAGAATTTCATGCTGCATCAAGGGCCATTTCTGGAGGACCAATTTATATAAGCGACCGTATAGGAGAACACAACTTCAAGCTGCTAAAGAGGCTGATGTTGCCGGATGGTTCCATCCTACGTTGCCAATCTTATGCACTTCCTACTAGAGATTGCCTATTTGATGACCCTTTACACGATGGAAAAACAATGCTTAAGATTTGGAACCTCAACAGA TATACAGGAATGCTTGGACTGTTTAATTGTCAAGGAGGAGGATGGTGCTGTATTTCAAGAAGACACAAAGGTGAACCCAAGTTTTCAAATAGGTTAGACTGTTTGGCAAGTCCCAAAGATATTGAATGGAAAAATGGAAATGTCAACCCAGTTCCTCAGATACAAGGAGATACCACATTTGCCGTGTACTCATTCCTGGAAGAGAAGCTGAAGCTGATGAAGCTAACAGAAAGATTAGAGTTCTCACTCGAGCCATTTACTTATGAACTACTTACAGTTTCTCCAGTGCACTTCTTGACAgggaaattaataaaatttgctCCAATTGGATTAGTGAATATGCTGAATTCTGGTGGTGCAATTCAGAGCCTGGACTATGAGGAGAGTGAAAGTCGGGTTAAGATTGAAGTGAAGGGGAGTGGGGAAATGAGAATGTTTGCGTCAGAAGAGCCAAGAACATGCAGGATCGATGGCGCAGGTGTGGAGTTCTGTTATGATGATTATATGATCAGCATTCAAGTGCCCTGGCCGCCtggattttctttaattgaatACTTGTTCTGA
- the LOC8278314 gene encoding uncharacterized protein LOC8278314 isoform X1 has protein sequence MNSLSYMDKQITEFPNSQKPTFFNDDDDKETEENDDQDHSFHFHPFHSLQSSTKALDGIHLRGWSSMDHIASNKLSDNEVGTSSNAELISRIDQKLKEHIDILLHSVEYLSARVSQMETRVRQVEISFDGLKESIEFNHGKTDGKLWELENILTEVHGGIKDLRDKQEISEAQVQMAKLQVCKDAQQLEKQNSIVQLSSHTEASSSVSQQSNQPLAIPVVCPQLALAFSSSMSNMPLQNHCPTTPAAPRLATPSASHLHIVAATAPQVPTQLPQNAIPSVSQQEPYYQLPISTPGTSHQQYVPPTQQSQQSLHLHQPYQPPPHLPLNSHPPQLHQVRLPITVVDPRVNSYHPEELPYAPSHGIQKPSQLHDRPHPPQVFDVGSTHRTHGCQPSNFFDSESASANLRGQGLQPRGYDNTGDYYYMPTHSGTSTLKPLQPSLSPPVTTDDLNYSRLPTARTLPHAIPTASAVDGGSSSGGSGNRVPVDDVVDKVVGMGFRRDTVRATVKKLTENGQSVDLNVVLDKLMNNG, from the exons ATGAATTCTTTGAGCTACATGGATAAGCAAATCACTGAATTTCCCAATTCTCAAAAACCAACTTTCTTTAACGATGACGATGATAAAGAAACAGAGGAAAATGATGATCAAGATCATAGCTTTCACTTCCACCCATTTCACTCTTTACAGTCCTCTACCAAAGCTCTAGATGGGATACACCTCAGG GGTTGGAGTTCAATGGACCATATTGCTTCTAATAAATTATCTGATAACGAAGTTGGGACTTCCAGCAACGCAGAATTGATTTCCAGGATTGATCAAAAGTTGAAAGAACATATAGATATTTTGCTACATTCAGTGGAGTATCTAAGTGCACGAGTATCTCAGATGGAAACTAGAGTGCGCCAAGTAGAAATTTCCTTTGATGGTTTGAAGGAATCAATTGAATTTAACCATGGAAAAACTGATGGAAAGCTATGGGAACTAGAGAATATTCTAACAGAG GTTCATGGTGGTATCAAAGATTTGAGGGATAAACAAGAGATATCAGAGGCTCAAGTTCAGATGGCAAAGCTTCAAGTATGCAAGGATGCCCAACAACTGGAAAAGCAAAATAGCATTGTTCAACTGAGTTCACAtacagaagcatcatcatcagTTTCTCAGCAATCCAACCAACCACTGGCAATTCCAGTTGTTTGTCCACAACTCGCTCTTGCTTTCTCTTCTAGTATGTCAAACATGCCTCTGCAAAATCATTGTCCAACAACACCTGCAGCCCCACGGCTTGCCACACCTTCAGCTTCTCACCTGCACATTGTTGCAGCAACAGCACCACAGGTTCCTACTCAGTTACCCCAGAACGCCATTCCCTCTGTTTCTCAGCAAGAACCTTACTACCAACTGCCAATTTCAACTCCAGGAACCAGTCATCAACAATATGTGCCTCCAACTCAGCAGTCACAGCAATCACTTCATCTTCATCAGCCTTATCAACCACCACCTCATCTTCCTTTAAACTCACATCCACCTCAGTTGCATCAAGTGCGCCTACCCATCACAGTTGTTGATCCTCGAGTCAACAGCTATCATCCTGAGGAACTTCCTTATGCCCCATCTCATGGCATACAGAAACCCTCTCAGTTGCATGACAGGCCTCACCCTCCCCAAGTTTTCGATGTTGGTTCTACTCATCGAACACATGGTTGTCAACCCTCAAACTTCTTTGATTCAGAATCTGCTTCTGCAAATCTGAGAGGACAGGGGCTACAACCACGAGGATATGATAATACTGgggattattattatatgccTACTCACAGTGGCACTTCAACTTTGAAACCCTTGCAACCATCATTATCTCCTCCAGTCACCACTGATGATCTAAATTACTCAAGATTACCAACTGCCCGCACATTACCTCATGCTATTCCAACGGCTTCTGCTGTAGACGGTGGATCAAGCTCTGGAGGGAGTGGAAACAGGGTACCTGTTGATGACGTTGTTGATAAGGTTGTTGGTATGGGATTCCGTAGGGACACAGTCAGAGCAACAGTGAAAAAACTGACAGAGAATGGACAGTCAGTCGACCTGAATGTCGTGCTGGATAAGCTGATGAACAATGGGTAA
- the LOC8278314 gene encoding serine/threonine-protein kinase WNK1 isoform X2 — MNSLSYMDKQITEFPNSQKPTFFNDDDDKETEENDDQDHSFHFHPFHSLQSSTKALDGIHLRVHGGIKDLRDKQEISEAQVQMAKLQVCKDAQQLEKQNSIVQLSSHTEASSSVSQQSNQPLAIPVVCPQLALAFSSSMSNMPLQNHCPTTPAAPRLATPSASHLHIVAATAPQVPTQLPQNAIPSVSQQEPYYQLPISTPGTSHQQYVPPTQQSQQSLHLHQPYQPPPHLPLNSHPPQLHQVRLPITVVDPRVNSYHPEELPYAPSHGIQKPSQLHDRPHPPQVFDVGSTHRTHGCQPSNFFDSESASANLRGQGLQPRGYDNTGDYYYMPTHSGTSTLKPLQPSLSPPVTTDDLNYSRLPTARTLPHAIPTASAVDGGSSSGGSGNRVPVDDVVDKVVGMGFRRDTVRATVKKLTENGQSVDLNVVLDKLMNNG; from the exons ATGAATTCTTTGAGCTACATGGATAAGCAAATCACTGAATTTCCCAATTCTCAAAAACCAACTTTCTTTAACGATGACGATGATAAAGAAACAGAGGAAAATGATGATCAAGATCATAGCTTTCACTTCCACCCATTTCACTCTTTACAGTCCTCTACCAAAGCTCTAGATGGGATACACCTCAGG GTTCATGGTGGTATCAAAGATTTGAGGGATAAACAAGAGATATCAGAGGCTCAAGTTCAGATGGCAAAGCTTCAAGTATGCAAGGATGCCCAACAACTGGAAAAGCAAAATAGCATTGTTCAACTGAGTTCACAtacagaagcatcatcatcagTTTCTCAGCAATCCAACCAACCACTGGCAATTCCAGTTGTTTGTCCACAACTCGCTCTTGCTTTCTCTTCTAGTATGTCAAACATGCCTCTGCAAAATCATTGTCCAACAACACCTGCAGCCCCACGGCTTGCCACACCTTCAGCTTCTCACCTGCACATTGTTGCAGCAACAGCACCACAGGTTCCTACTCAGTTACCCCAGAACGCCATTCCCTCTGTTTCTCAGCAAGAACCTTACTACCAACTGCCAATTTCAACTCCAGGAACCAGTCATCAACAATATGTGCCTCCAACTCAGCAGTCACAGCAATCACTTCATCTTCATCAGCCTTATCAACCACCACCTCATCTTCCTTTAAACTCACATCCACCTCAGTTGCATCAAGTGCGCCTACCCATCACAGTTGTTGATCCTCGAGTCAACAGCTATCATCCTGAGGAACTTCCTTATGCCCCATCTCATGGCATACAGAAACCCTCTCAGTTGCATGACAGGCCTCACCCTCCCCAAGTTTTCGATGTTGGTTCTACTCATCGAACACATGGTTGTCAACCCTCAAACTTCTTTGATTCAGAATCTGCTTCTGCAAATCTGAGAGGACAGGGGCTACAACCACGAGGATATGATAATACTGgggattattattatatgccTACTCACAGTGGCACTTCAACTTTGAAACCCTTGCAACCATCATTATCTCCTCCAGTCACCACTGATGATCTAAATTACTCAAGATTACCAACTGCCCGCACATTACCTCATGCTATTCCAACGGCTTCTGCTGTAGACGGTGGATCAAGCTCTGGAGGGAGTGGAAACAGGGTACCTGTTGATGACGTTGTTGATAAGGTTGTTGGTATGGGATTCCGTAGGGACACAGTCAGAGCAACAGTGAAAAAACTGACAGAGAATGGACAGTCAGTCGACCTGAATGTCGTGCTGGATAAGCTGATGAACAATGGGTAA
- the LOC8278313 gene encoding tryptophan aminotransferase-related protein 2 isoform X1, producing MLFKMAKFSKAFSVRNLLVLSLSINVSLLVRVAFERHENGLTGFYMASQKEPLAAHATHPSLSSSSTVAAGDGDRVINLDHGDPTMYERFWQQMGDKATIVIPGWQFMSYFSDIGNICWFLEPEFARQIVRLHKVVGNAVTAERYIVVGTGSTQLYQAVLYALAPQDADEPISVVTAAPYYSSYPTITDCLKSGLYKWAGDARSFEKKGPFIELVTSPNNPDGYARQSVLNRSEGILVHDLAYYWPQYTPISSPADHDIMLFTVSKSTGHAGMRIGWALVKDREVAQKMIKYIELNSIGVSKDSQLRAAKILKVVSDSCESSGDSSESLFEFAYHLLAERWQLLREAVQHNGLFSLPSFSSGFCNYLERSFEPQPAFAWLKCEEPIKDCQEFLRSSRILTRSGKHFGVGPQYVRISLLDRDDTMNLFIERLSNITIDKAYEHLKERGD from the exons ATGCTTTT cAAAATGGCAAAGTTTTCCAAAGCTTTTTCAGTGAGAAACTTGCTAGTGTTATCTCTATCAATCAACGTGAGCTTGCTTGTGAGGGTAGCGTTTGAGAGACATGAAAATGGGCTTACTGGGTTCTATATGGCCAGCCAGAAAGAGCCACTGGCTGCACATGCCACACATCCATCTCTATCCTCCTCTTCTACTGTTGCTGCCGGTGACGGAGACAGAGTCATCAATCTTGATCA TGGCGATCCGACCATGTACGAAAGATTCTGGCAGCAAATGGGGGACAAGGCCACAATCGTGATCCCTGGGTGGCAAtttatgagttatttttctgaTATAGGAAACATTTGCTGGTTTTTGGAGCCTGAGTTTGCTAGACAGATAGTTAGACTGCATAAAGTGGTAGGAAATGCAGTCACCGCTGAGCGTTATATTGTTGTGGGGACAGGCTCTACTCAGCTATATCAGGCTGTGTTATATGCACTCGCTCCGCAGGATGCAGATGAACCTATCAGTGTTGTAACTGCAGCTCCATACTACTCG TCTTATCCCACAATAACAGATTGCCTCAAGTCTGGGCTATACAAGTGGGCAGGGGATGCCCGAAGCTTTGAAAAGAAGGGACCATTCATAGAGCTAGTGACATCCCCAAATAACCCAGATGGATATGCTAGGCAGTCTGTCCTAAACAGAAGTGAGGGGATATTGGTGCATGATCTGGCCTATTATTGGCCACAGTACACACCAATATCTTCCCCGGCTGATCATGACATCATGCTGTTTACAGTCTCCAAAAGCACTGGACATGCTGGGATGCGCATTGG TTGGGCTCTTGTTAAAGATAGAGAGGTCGCTCAGAAAATGATAAAGTACATTGAGCTCAACAGCATTGGCGTATCCAAGGACTCGCAACTTCGGGCAGCTAAAATTCTGAAAGTTGTCTCCGACAGCTGCGAGTCTTCCGGCGACAGTTCCGAGTCCCTTTTCGAGTTTGCCTATCACCTCTTGGCAGAGAGGTGGCAACTCCTAAGGGAAGCGGTGCAGCATAATGGCCTTTTCAGCTTGCCAAGTTTCTCCTCCGGATTCTGCAACTACCTTGAGAGGTCCTTCGAGCCTCAACCTG CTTTTGCATGGTTGAAGTGTGAAGAACCCATCAAGGATTGCCAAGAATTCCTCCGGTCAAGTAGAATCTTAACAAGAAGCGGGAAGCACTTCGGGGTTGGCCCTCAGTATGTTAGGATTAGTTTATTAGATCGAGACGATACCATGAACTTATTCATAGAGAGATTGTCCAATATTACTATTGACAAAGCCTATGAACATTTGAAGGAGAGAGGAGACTAG
- the LOC8278313 gene encoding tryptophan aminotransferase-related protein 2 isoform X2 yields MAKFSKAFSVRNLLVLSLSINVSLLVRVAFERHENGLTGFYMASQKEPLAAHATHPSLSSSSTVAAGDGDRVINLDHGDPTMYERFWQQMGDKATIVIPGWQFMSYFSDIGNICWFLEPEFARQIVRLHKVVGNAVTAERYIVVGTGSTQLYQAVLYALAPQDADEPISVVTAAPYYSSYPTITDCLKSGLYKWAGDARSFEKKGPFIELVTSPNNPDGYARQSVLNRSEGILVHDLAYYWPQYTPISSPADHDIMLFTVSKSTGHAGMRIGWALVKDREVAQKMIKYIELNSIGVSKDSQLRAAKILKVVSDSCESSGDSSESLFEFAYHLLAERWQLLREAVQHNGLFSLPSFSSGFCNYLERSFEPQPAFAWLKCEEPIKDCQEFLRSSRILTRSGKHFGVGPQYVRISLLDRDDTMNLFIERLSNITIDKAYEHLKERGD; encoded by the exons ATGGCAAAGTTTTCCAAAGCTTTTTCAGTGAGAAACTTGCTAGTGTTATCTCTATCAATCAACGTGAGCTTGCTTGTGAGGGTAGCGTTTGAGAGACATGAAAATGGGCTTACTGGGTTCTATATGGCCAGCCAGAAAGAGCCACTGGCTGCACATGCCACACATCCATCTCTATCCTCCTCTTCTACTGTTGCTGCCGGTGACGGAGACAGAGTCATCAATCTTGATCA TGGCGATCCGACCATGTACGAAAGATTCTGGCAGCAAATGGGGGACAAGGCCACAATCGTGATCCCTGGGTGGCAAtttatgagttatttttctgaTATAGGAAACATTTGCTGGTTTTTGGAGCCTGAGTTTGCTAGACAGATAGTTAGACTGCATAAAGTGGTAGGAAATGCAGTCACCGCTGAGCGTTATATTGTTGTGGGGACAGGCTCTACTCAGCTATATCAGGCTGTGTTATATGCACTCGCTCCGCAGGATGCAGATGAACCTATCAGTGTTGTAACTGCAGCTCCATACTACTCG TCTTATCCCACAATAACAGATTGCCTCAAGTCTGGGCTATACAAGTGGGCAGGGGATGCCCGAAGCTTTGAAAAGAAGGGACCATTCATAGAGCTAGTGACATCCCCAAATAACCCAGATGGATATGCTAGGCAGTCTGTCCTAAACAGAAGTGAGGGGATATTGGTGCATGATCTGGCCTATTATTGGCCACAGTACACACCAATATCTTCCCCGGCTGATCATGACATCATGCTGTTTACAGTCTCCAAAAGCACTGGACATGCTGGGATGCGCATTGG TTGGGCTCTTGTTAAAGATAGAGAGGTCGCTCAGAAAATGATAAAGTACATTGAGCTCAACAGCATTGGCGTATCCAAGGACTCGCAACTTCGGGCAGCTAAAATTCTGAAAGTTGTCTCCGACAGCTGCGAGTCTTCCGGCGACAGTTCCGAGTCCCTTTTCGAGTTTGCCTATCACCTCTTGGCAGAGAGGTGGCAACTCCTAAGGGAAGCGGTGCAGCATAATGGCCTTTTCAGCTTGCCAAGTTTCTCCTCCGGATTCTGCAACTACCTTGAGAGGTCCTTCGAGCCTCAACCTG CTTTTGCATGGTTGAAGTGTGAAGAACCCATCAAGGATTGCCAAGAATTCCTCCGGTCAAGTAGAATCTTAACAAGAAGCGGGAAGCACTTCGGGGTTGGCCCTCAGTATGTTAGGATTAGTTTATTAGATCGAGACGATACCATGAACTTATTCATAGAGAGATTGTCCAATATTACTATTGACAAAGCCTATGAACATTTGAAGGAGAGAGGAGACTAG